A segment of the Thermus hydrothermalis genome:
AAGTCATGGAGATTAAAGGTGAGGATGGCTTCTGCCCCTCCCCAATGGGCGGCGGCCACCACGTGGCGGTCGTTCTCGTCGGGAAGGCGCACTTGGGGCACCAGGTGTTCATAGCCCTCCACGAGGGGTTCATAGGGTTTCAATAGCGACTCCATTATGGTCGGTGTGGCCTTAACCCGCTCCACCTGTCCGGGTCCTAAACCGGGCCGCTTTTGTAGGAAGTTTCGGATCCACTCCTCGTGTACCCGTCGGCTCCACTTGAGCCGCACCAGGCCTTCTAGGGCTAGCCCCATGAAGAGATCCCGCGTTTGGGTGGGGTATAGGACGCAAGCGTCTAGGAAAACGATGCGGGGTAGCATGGCCCAATTCTAAAGCTGCTGTACACTATTCCCATGCGGCCTGACCTTTCCCGGGTGCCGGGGGTGCTGGGGGAGATTGCCCGGAAGCGGGCTAAGGAGGTGGCCCCGTACCCCCTGCCCGTTCCTCCGCCCGCACCCTCCTTTAGGGAGGCCCTCCTCCTTCCTGGCCTTTCCCTCATCGCCGAGGTGAAGAAGGAAAGCCCCTCCGAAGGGGCCATCCGGCAGGTGGACCCCGTGGAGGCGGCTAGGGCCTACGCCCGAGGGGGTGCCCGGGCCATCAGCGTCCTCACCGAGCCCCACCATTTTGGGGGGAGCCTTTTGGACCTGGAGCGGGTGCGCCAGGGGGTGGCCCTTCCCCTCCTGCGCAAGGACTTCGTGGTGGACCCCTTCATGCTGGAGGAGGCCCGGGCCTTTGGGGCGAGCGCCGTCCTCCTCATCGTGGCGGTGCTGGGGGAGCTCACGGGGGCTTACCTGGAGCGGGCGAGGGCCTTGGGGCTGGACGCTCTGGTGGAGGTGCACACGGAAAGGGAGCTGGAGGTGGCCCTCGAGGCCGGGGCGGAGATCCTCGGCATCAACAACCGCGACCTCGCCACCTTGCGCATAGACCTGGCCACCGCCCCCCGTCTGGGCCGGCTGGCCCGGGAGCGGGGGTTTGGGGGTGTCCTGGTGGCGGAGTCGGGCTATGGCCGGCGGGAGGAGCTCAAGGCCTTGGAAGGGCTTTTTGATGCGGTCCTCATCGGCACGAGCCTCATGCGCAAACCCGACCTGGAGGGGGCGGTGCGGGAGCTTGTAGGATAGCCCCATGCTGGTCATCCCCGCGGTGGACCTCAAGGGGGGCCGGGCGGTGCGGCTTTACGAGGGCCGCCCGGAGGCGGAAACCGCCTACGGCGACCCGGTGGCGGCGGCCCTTCGTTGGCAGGAAGAGGGGGCGAGGCTTTTGCACCTCGTAGACCTGGACCGGGCCTTGGGCACGGGGGATAACCGCGAGGCCCTTTCCCAAATCGCCCAGGCCCTTGCCGTGCCCTTCCAGGTGGGCGGAGGGATCCGCTCCTTAGAGGCCTTGGAGGAGGTGCTCTCCTTGGGAGCAAGCCGGGCGGTGGTGGGTACCGTGGCGGTGAAAAACCCCCCCCTCCTGGAAAGGATGCTTTCCCTAGCGGGCCCGGAGCGGCTGGCCCTGGCCTTGGATGCCCGGGGGCTTGAGGTGGTGGTTTCGGGCTGGCAGGAGGCCACGCTCCTTTCCGCCCTAGACCTCCTCAGGGACTGGGCGGCCATGGGGGTGCGGACCGTCATCTACACGGACGTGCGCCGGGACGGGACGCTTAGGGGCCTGGACCTCGAGGTGGTGGCCCGGGTGCGGGAGGCCTGGCCCCATGCCCTCATCGCCGGGGGCGGGATTGCGGGGCCCGAGGACCTTTGGGGCCTAAAGCGCCTAGGGGTAGAAGGGGCCTTGGTGGGGAAGGCGCTTTACGAGGGGAGGGTCCGGCTCAGGGACTTCGCCGTATCCTGAGGGGAGTATGAAGCTCGTCCACTGGACCTTTCTCCTGGTAAGCCTCGGCGTGGCCGGGGCGGGGCTTTACCTGTACCTCACCTACCCCTTCCTGGTAGTGCCCACCCCGTGGGGGCCTAGGCCCCTTTACCTCGTCCTCCCCACCGCCTACGCCCTGGGCTTCGTGGTGGGGGGGCTCTACGCCCTGGCCCTCTGGCTTTCCGGCCTGGGGGCCCGGCGGGTCCTCCTGCGGGAGGTGCGGCGGCTCCAGGGGGAGGTGAACGCCCTAAAGCGGGAGCGGATTGAGGAGATCCCCCGCATCCCCGACCGGGAAGAGCCATGAGGGAAAGGGTCCGCTGGCGCCTCCTTCCCCTGCCCCCCGTCCCCGAGTGGCTTGGCCTCATGGAGGCCTTCGGGGTGGGGCCCGAGGCCGCCTTGGCCTACTGGCACCGGGGGGTGAGGCGGCGGGAGGACCTCGTGCCTCCCCTTACCCGGCTTCCCCTCAAGGGCCTCGAGGAGGCGGCCGAGCTTTTAGCGCAGGCGCTAAAGGAAGGCAAGCGCATCCGCATCCACGGGGACTACGACGCCGATGGCCTCACGGGAACGGCCATCCTGGTGCGGGGGCTTCGGGCCCTAGGGGCCAAGGTCCACCCCTTTATCCCCCACCGCCTGGAGGAGGGCTACGGCGTCCTCATGGACCGCATCCCCGAGCACCTGGAGGCGGCGGACGTTTTCGTCACCGTGGATTGCGGCATCGCCAACCACGCCGAGCTCCGGGAGCTTGTGGAAAACGGGGTGGAGGTCCTGGTCACCGACCACCATACCCCCAAGGAAACCCCGCCCCCGGGCCTGGTGGTCCACCCCGCCTACACCCCGGGGCTAGGGGAGCACCCCACGGGGGCGGGGGTGGCCTTTTCCCTCCTCTGGGCGCTCCACGAGCGCCTGGGGCTACCGCCCCCTTTGGCCTACGCCGATTTGGCGGCGGTGGGCACCATCGCCGACGTGGCCCCCCTCTGGGGGTGGAACCGGGCCCTGGTGCGGGAGGGATTAGCCCGGCTTTCCACCTCCAGGTGGGTGGGCTTACGCCTCCTCGCCCAGGCGGTGGGCTACACGGGGAAGGCGGTGGAGGTGGCCTTCCGCATCGGCCCCCGCATCAACGCCGCAAGCCGCCTGGGAGAGGCGGAGAAAGCGCTCAACCTCCTCCTTACGGATAGCGAGGCGGAGGCCCAGGCTTTGGTGGAGGAGCTCAACCGCCTCAACGCCCGCCGCCAGGCCATAGAGGAGGAGATGCTAAAGCGCCTTCTCCCCAAGGCCGACCCTGAGGCCAAGGCCATCGTCCTAAGGGACCCGGAAGGCCACCCCGGGGTGATGGGCATCGTGGCGAGCCGGATCCTCGAGGCCACCTGGCGCCCCGTCTTCTTGGTGGCGCAGGGCAAGGGCACGGTGCGAAGCCTCCCGCCCATCAGCGCCGTGGGGGCCCTTAAGGAGGCGGAAGACCTCCTCGTCCGTTTTGGCGGCCACAGGGAGGCGGCGGGCTTCGCCCTGGACGAGGCCCGCTTCCCCGAGTTCCAAAGGCGGATAGAAGCCTACGCCGCCCGCTTCCCCGACCCCGTGCAGGAGGTGCCCTTGCTTGGGCCTTTGCCCCCGCTTTCCCAGTTGCCCTCCCTTTACCGGGCCCTTTCCGCCCTGGAGCCCTTCGGGGCCGGGAACCCTGAGCCCCTTTTCCTGCTTGCGGGAAGCCCCGAGGAGGTGAGGACCATGGGGGAGGGCAAGCACCTTTCCTTCCGGCTCCAAGGGGTGCGGGTGGTGGCCTGGCGCATGGGGGAGAAGGGGGTGCCGAGCCCCGTGGAGGCGGCGGTGCTCCTCACGGAAAACCGCTTCAATGGCACCGTGAGCTACGAGGCCCAGGCCCAGGACTTCCGGGTGCCGGGGGAGCTTCTTGGCGAGGCCGAGCCCTTCGCCTTCCCCCTTTCCCTGGAGGAGGCCCTGGCCCGGGCCCGGATGGGGGAGGGGGTGTACGTGCCCGAGGAGAACCTGGAGGGGCTGGCCTACGCCAGGCGGCAGGGCTTCCGCCTTCTCCCTCCGGAGGAGGCCTCCCTTTGGCTCGGCCTTCCCCCTTACCCAGTGGCCCAGAAGCGGGTGGAGGTGGCCTTGGGGAGCGAAACCAAGAGGCGGCTGGAAAGGCCCCCCGTTTTGGAAACCCCCGGAGAGGCCCTTAGGGCGCACGTGGCCAAGAGGCTCCTCTTCGCCTACGAGAGGCGGCACCCGGGCCTTTTCAGCGAGGCCCTTTGGGCGTACTGGGAGGTGAGCCGTGTACAAGCAACCGCGGGAAGCCCATGAGGCCTGGATCTATACCCAGGCCTACCGGGTCTACGGGATGATCTACCTGGTGCCGGGCTCGGGCACCGCCGATCTCTTGAACCAGGAAAGGGTCTACCTGCCGGTGACGGGGGCCCTCATCTATACCCCGGGGTACCTCCACCCTCCCGAGGCCAAGGACCTGAAGGCCAGCACGGGCTTTTTGGCCTTGAGAAAGGAGCGGATCCAGTGGGCGGTGGGAGGAAGACTGGCGGAGCCCCGCACGAGCCCCGCCCTTTTGGAGAGGCGGTCTTTGGCCTTCCTTTTTGGGGACTACCTCTTGGCGGGGGAGCTTCTTGTGCCCCGGGGGGTTAGGCTTTCCGACCACCTTTCCCAGGCCAAGCCCTTTCAGACCCTCCTCGAGGCCCGCCTCTACCTCCTCCGCCCCGACCGTCCCATCGTGGACCTGGAGCCGGTGGAACGCTTCCCCTTCGTCACGCTAAACCT
Coding sequences within it:
- the trpC gene encoding indole-3-glycerol phosphate synthase TrpC, coding for MRPDLSRVPGVLGEIARKRAKEVAPYPLPVPPPAPSFREALLLPGLSLIAEVKKESPSEGAIRQVDPVEAARAYARGGARAISVLTEPHHFGGSLLDLERVRQGVALPLLRKDFVVDPFMLEEARAFGASAVLLIVAVLGELTGAYLERARALGLDALVEVHTERELEVALEAGAEILGINNRDLATLRIDLATAPRLGRLARERGFGGVLVAESGYGRREELKALEGLFDAVLIGTSLMRKPDLEGAVRELVG
- a CDS encoding PIN domain-containing protein; translated protein: MLPRIVFLDACVLYPTQTRDLFMGLALEGLVRLKWSRRVHEEWIRNFLQKRPGLGPGQVERVKATPTIMESLLKPYEPLVEGYEHLVPQVRLPDENDRHVVAAAHWGGAEAILTFNLHDFPEEDLARFDLVALHPDAFLVELAEALIRENAIPGAILKILRNQRGQLRNPPLDAPAFLESLRKAGLTEFAGLLRAFASEL
- the hisA gene encoding 1-(5-phosphoribosyl)-5-[(5-phosphoribosylamino)methylideneamino]imidazole-4-carboxamide isomerase; its protein translation is MLVIPAVDLKGGRAVRLYEGRPEAETAYGDPVAAALRWQEEGARLLHLVDLDRALGTGDNREALSQIAQALAVPFQVGGGIRSLEALEEVLSLGASRAVVGTVAVKNPPLLERMLSLAGPERLALALDARGLEVVVSGWQEATLLSALDLLRDWAAMGVRTVIYTDVRRDGTLRGLDLEVVARVREAWPHALIAGGGIAGPEDLWGLKRLGVEGALVGKALYEGRVRLRDFAVS
- a CDS encoding single-stranded-DNA-specific exonuclease RecJ, yielding MRERVRWRLLPLPPVPEWLGLMEAFGVGPEAALAYWHRGVRRREDLVPPLTRLPLKGLEEAAELLAQALKEGKRIRIHGDYDADGLTGTAILVRGLRALGAKVHPFIPHRLEEGYGVLMDRIPEHLEAADVFVTVDCGIANHAELRELVENGVEVLVTDHHTPKETPPPGLVVHPAYTPGLGEHPTGAGVAFSLLWALHERLGLPPPLAYADLAAVGTIADVAPLWGWNRALVREGLARLSTSRWVGLRLLAQAVGYTGKAVEVAFRIGPRINAASRLGEAEKALNLLLTDSEAEAQALVEELNRLNARRQAIEEEMLKRLLPKADPEAKAIVLRDPEGHPGVMGIVASRILEATWRPVFLVAQGKGTVRSLPPISAVGALKEAEDLLVRFGGHREAAGFALDEARFPEFQRRIEAYAARFPDPVQEVPLLGPLPPLSQLPSLYRALSALEPFGAGNPEPLFLLAGSPEEVRTMGEGKHLSFRLQGVRVVAWRMGEKGVPSPVEAAVLLTENRFNGTVSYEAQAQDFRVPGELLGEAEPFAFPLSLEEALARARMGEGVYVPEENLEGLAYARRQGFRLLPPEEASLWLGLPPYPVAQKRVEVALGSETKRRLERPPVLETPGEALRAHVAKRLLFAYERRHPGLFSEALWAYWEVSRVQATAGSP